The Candidatus Eisenbacteria bacterium genomic sequence TTCTCGAAGACTCGCTTCTCCTCGCCGGCCGCGAGCCCTTCCCCTCGATCGGCGACCTCGAGGCGAAGCTGCTTCTTGTCGACGGCCGCATTGATCTCAATGGGACAGCCCGCTGCCGAGTACTTGTGCGCGTTCTCGACGAGGTTTCGGACGACTTGCTCGAAGAGCACGTCGTCCATCGGAATGAGAGGGAGGTCGGCCGGGAGCGAGACATTGACCTCTCGACCCGACAGCTCGGGACCGAGCCTCGTCAGCGAGGCCCCGACCACTTCCTCGAGCGAGTGCCACTCCTTCTTCACGCGAAGGGTGCCGGACTCCAGCCGCGTCATGTCGAGCAGATTCCCGATGAGGCGGTTCAACCGCTCCGCTTCCTCCGAGATCGTATCCGCAAGCTCTCGACGGGCACGCTCGCCGATCTTGCTCCCATCGTCTCGAAGGGCGCTTGCCGCGCCGGTAATCGCGGCGAGCGGCGTCCGCAAGTCATGCGACACGCTGCTTAGGAGCGCGTTTCGGGCGCGCTCGGCTTCGATCTGGGTCTGGATCCGACGTGCGTCCTCCGCTAGGCGACAGCGCTCAAGGGCAAGCGCGGTGAGATTGGAAAACGCCCGGATCATCTCCATGCGCTCGGGGTCGAGAAGATTCTCTGGATCCATGGCGCTCAACGACAGGACCGCGTTCACTTTCGTTCCGGCGACGAGGGGAAGGTGCAAGCCTCGGACTCCTTCCGGCGTGCCCCGTGTGAATCCGATGGGCCGGCCATGAAGCAACGCCGACCGAGCGGCGGCACGATCGGGTTCGGACGCGAGGATCTCGGGATCGCCGGCCGCCACAGTGACCGCGCCTTGCCCGTTGGGCAGCACCGCGGCGGCCTCGATTCCGAGGATCTCTCGGATACGACCGACCGCGGCCTCCAGCACCTCGGTCGGGCCGCTGCGTAAGGCGAGATCCTGGCTCAGCCGCTGCAGGGACGTGATGCGTCTCTCGCGCAGGAGGGCCCGCTCCCGCTGCTCGCGTAGGCGGGCGGTGAGCGTGCCGGTGATCACGGCCACCGTCAGCATCACCGCGAAGGTGACGAGGTATCGTGCTTCCGAAACACGGAAGGTGAATCGAGGCGGAACGAACAGGAAGTCAAATGCCGCCACACTCAGCAATGCGGCGACAATCGCCGGACCCCGACCAAAGGAGATGGCGATGATCACGACGCCCAGCAGGTAGAGCATCGTCAGATCGGATAGTTCGGCGTGGTTCTGGAGGAAGGACGAAATGGCGGTCGCGCCGGCCACGACGGCGATGGCGCCCGCGTAACCCTTTCCACTCCCCCGTCGCGCCATGGATCATGATTCTAGCGCAGCCGAACCCGGCGCGAGGGTCAACGCCCATAAATTGATGAAATCTTGATGTGCCCGGCCCGCCTCCTGACACCGCATTGACACCGTTCCGTCATCTACTTACGCGAGGTGCGACCCAACGAGAACATGCCTCGGGACATCTTCGCGGAGCTTCGTCGCTTCTTCATCGGCGGACCCAAAAACCTGTTGGATCCACGCATTCACCAGCATCTCGCCCTCGTCGCCTTCTTCGCCTGGGTCGGCTTGGGCTCCGACGGGCTTTCGTCTTCTTCATACGGCCCGGAGGAGATATTCCGCCAGCTCGGAGCCCACCAACACCTCGCTCTCTACCTCGCGGCGGCGGTCGTGGGGACCGTCTTCCTCATCTCGACCTCGTA encodes the following:
- a CDS encoding DUF4118 domain-containing protein, with translation MARRGSGKGYAGAIAVVAGATAISSFLQNHAELSDLTMLYLLGVVIIAISFGRGPAIVAALLSVAAFDFLFVPPRFTFRVSEARYLVTFAVMLTVAVITGTLTARLREQRERALLRERRITSLQRLSQDLALRSGPTEVLEAAVGRIREILGIEAAAVLPNGQGAVTVAAGDPEILASEPDRAAARSALLHGRPIGFTRGTPEGVRGLHLPLVAGTKVNAVLSLSAMDPENLLDPERMEMIRAFSNLTALALERCRLAEDARRIQTQIEAERARNALLSSVSHDLRTPLAAITGAASALRDDGSKIGERARRELADTISEEAERLNRLIGNLLDMTRLESGTLRVKKEWHSLEEVVGASLTRLGPELSGREVNVSLPADLPLIPMDDVLFEQVVRNLVENAHKYSAAGCPIEINAAVDKKQLRLEVADRGEGLAAGEEKRVFEKFYRGSRVAIRPGAGLGLSICRGIVDAHGGTILAARRAGGGSVFTVNLPLGGAPPTVEREDAGDSPEMETP